A single genomic interval of Coccidioides posadasii str. Silveira chromosome 1, complete sequence harbors:
- a CDS encoding uncharacterized protein (EggNog:ENOG410PQ17~COG:S~TransMembrane:3 (i40-59o65-83i112-134o)~BUSCO:15929at33183): MFERRASERYRLRLHRARSVVLTEQEIVEVRAAQRTFEGAYIRTSLSQFSFALVVLKIFTAEFYSIGALFAVYGAAVMVVGLFRRQQGNKSFFSEVDDDGVNRKKFRTSGNVVVVLTALSVAAYACLMALTVTLDI, encoded by the coding sequence CGTCGTGCCAGCGAACGATACCGTCTGCGCCTCCACCGCGCCCGCTCCGTCGTCCTCACCGAGCAGGAAATCGTTGAAGTCCGCGCCGCACAACGCACTTTCGAAGGAGCGTACATCCGTACCTCCCTCTCCCAGTTCTCCTTCGCGCTTGTCGTGCTGAAGATTTTCACCGCCGAGTTTTACAGCATAGGTGCGCTGTTCGCCGTCTATGGAGCGGCCGTGATGGTTGTCGGCCTGTTCCGCCGGCAGCAGGGGAACAAGTCGTTCTTCTCGGAGGTTGACGATGATGGTGTGAACAGGAAGAAGTTTCGGACGAGTGGTAATGTGGTCGTGGTCCTGACGGCGCTGAGTGTCGCAGCGTACGCGTGTCTGATGGCGTTGACCGTGACGCTTGATATATGA